Proteins from one Embleya scabrispora genomic window:
- a CDS encoding MFS transporter: MTPTPPDTRRSGGPLILALGLAAMVVAMAQTQVIPILGLLQRELDTTPAGVGWVTTATLLSAAVFTPLLGRFGDQHGKRPTLIGVLVVMIAGSVLAAVTSSLPLLIVGRVLQGAATAIFPLALSIIREEVPVEKLPGAMALISGTLAFGSGLSLVATGLLTRGDDPNYHLVFWFSGILSVVALVAVLIRVPASRVKAGGRIDLLGAATLGLFLVLLLLGISQGHEWGWASGRTIGSFVGAVVMAFVWVRVERRVADPLVDLRMFVHRPVLLTNVAGLFVGFAAFSQFIGISYLVQMPERVAGYGFGASVLRASVEYLLPGALISLLAAPLGGLLVGRIGARATLAIGAGVGVAGFAWLAFGHGASASVILAGMLTGIAISFGYAAMPALIVAGVPHHQTGIANGINSISRSVGSSIASAVITSLLASKSVEGLPPGLPPIPAEGRFTLSFVIAGAMLVLVVAVALLGLQRVPARAEPVAVSQPRVQESADV, from the coding sequence GTGACCCCCACCCCGCCCGACACGCGACGATCCGGTGGACCGCTGATCCTCGCCCTCGGCCTGGCCGCCATGGTCGTCGCGATGGCGCAGACCCAGGTCATCCCGATCCTGGGGCTGCTCCAGCGGGAACTGGACACCACGCCCGCCGGAGTCGGCTGGGTGACCACCGCGACGCTGCTGTCGGCGGCGGTGTTCACGCCGCTGCTCGGCCGGTTCGGCGACCAGCACGGCAAGCGGCCGACCCTGATCGGCGTACTGGTCGTGATGATCGCGGGCTCGGTGCTCGCGGCCGTGACGTCCTCGCTGCCGCTGCTGATCGTCGGCCGGGTGCTCCAGGGCGCGGCGACCGCGATCTTCCCGCTCGCGTTGTCGATCATCCGCGAGGAGGTGCCCGTCGAGAAGCTGCCCGGCGCGATGGCGCTGATCAGCGGCACCCTCGCGTTCGGCAGCGGCCTGTCCCTGGTGGCCACCGGGCTGCTCACGCGCGGCGACGACCCGAACTACCACCTGGTGTTCTGGTTCTCCGGGATCCTGTCCGTCGTGGCCCTGGTCGCGGTGCTGATCCGGGTGCCGGCGAGCCGGGTCAAGGCCGGCGGCCGGATCGACCTGCTCGGCGCGGCCACCCTCGGCCTGTTCCTGGTCCTGCTGCTCCTGGGCATCTCGCAGGGCCACGAGTGGGGCTGGGCGTCCGGCCGGACCATCGGCTCCTTCGTCGGCGCGGTGGTGATGGCCTTCGTCTGGGTCCGGGTGGAGCGCCGGGTCGCCGATCCGCTGGTGGACCTGCGAATGTTCGTGCACCGCCCCGTCCTGCTGACCAACGTGGCCGGTCTGTTCGTCGGCTTCGCCGCGTTCAGCCAGTTCATCGGCATCTCCTACCTGGTCCAGATGCCCGAGCGGGTGGCCGGATACGGCTTCGGCGCCTCGGTGTTGCGGGCCTCGGTGGAGTATCTGCTCCCGGGCGCGCTGATCTCGCTGCTCGCGGCGCCGCTGGGCGGTCTGCTCGTGGGCCGGATCGGTGCCCGGGCCACGCTCGCGATCGGCGCGGGCGTCGGGGTGGCCGGCTTCGCCTGGCTCGCCTTCGGACACGGCGCGTCGGCGTCGGTGATCCTCGCGGGCATGCTCACCGGTATCGCCATCTCGTTCGGCTACGCGGCGATGCCCGCACTGATCGTGGCCGGCGTACCGCACCATCAGACCGGCATCGCGAACGGGATCAACTCCATCTCGCGCAGCGTCGGCAGCTCGATCGCCAGCGCGGTGATCACCTCGCTGCTCGCGTCCAAGTCGGTCGAGGGCCTGCCCCCCGGTCTCCCGCCGATCCCGGCGGAGGGCCGATTCACGCTCAGCTTCGTGATCGCCGGCGCGATGTTGGTCCTGGTCGTCGCGGTGGCGTTGCTCGGCCTGCAGCGGGTACCCGCCAGGGCCGAACCCGTCGCCGTGTCCCAGCCGCGGGTCCAGGAGTCCGCGGACGTCTGA
- a CDS encoding NADP-dependent oxidoreductase: MTPTTSREWHILARPKGWPKEEDFALREVEIPELADGQILVRNLFLSVDPAMRGRMNDVESYTPPFALNEPMHGGAVGRVVASRSDAFAVGDNVQHWLGWREYSVVEGRGAGAVKVDADLAPLSAYLGVLGMPGLTAWAGLLDIASFREGDAVFVSGAAGAVGSQVGQIARLKGASRVIGSAGSADKVALLVDEYGFDAAFNYKDGPVAEQLAKAAPEGIDVYFDNVGGEHLEAAIGALHTHGRVAMCGAIAQYNATEPTPAPRNLALSIGKRLRLQGFIVIDSFGRRDEFLTEVGGWLRTGELKYRETVVEGIENNLSALLGMLRGENTGKMVVALPE, translated from the coding sequence ATGACCCCCACCACCAGCCGCGAATGGCACATCCTGGCCCGCCCGAAGGGCTGGCCGAAGGAGGAGGACTTCGCGCTGCGCGAGGTCGAGATCCCGGAGCTCGCGGACGGACAGATCCTGGTCCGCAACCTGTTCCTGTCCGTCGACCCGGCCATGCGCGGCCGGATGAACGACGTCGAGTCGTACACCCCGCCCTTCGCGCTGAACGAGCCCATGCACGGCGGCGCGGTGGGCCGGGTCGTCGCGTCCCGGTCGGACGCCTTCGCGGTCGGGGACAACGTGCAGCACTGGCTCGGGTGGCGCGAGTACTCGGTGGTCGAGGGCCGCGGGGCCGGGGCGGTCAAGGTCGACGCCGACCTCGCCCCGCTGTCCGCCTACCTCGGCGTGCTGGGCATGCCCGGCCTGACCGCCTGGGCGGGCCTGCTCGACATCGCCTCCTTCCGCGAGGGCGACGCGGTGTTCGTCTCCGGCGCGGCCGGCGCGGTGGGCAGCCAGGTCGGCCAGATCGCCCGGCTCAAGGGCGCGTCGCGGGTGATCGGCAGCGCGGGCTCGGCGGACAAGGTCGCCCTGCTCGTGGACGAGTACGGCTTCGACGCGGCGTTCAACTACAAGGACGGGCCGGTCGCCGAGCAGTTGGCGAAGGCCGCGCCCGAGGGCATCGACGTCTACTTCGACAACGTCGGGGGCGAGCACCTCGAGGCCGCGATCGGCGCGCTGCACACGCACGGCCGGGTGGCGATGTGCGGCGCGATCGCGCAGTACAACGCCACCGAGCCGACGCCCGCCCCGCGCAACCTCGCGCTGTCGATCGGCAAGCGGCTGCGGTTGCAGGGATTCATCGTGATCGACTCCTTCGGCCGGCGCGACGAGTTCCTGACCGAGGTCGGCGGCTGGTTGCGCACTGGCGAACTCAAGTATCGCGAGACGGTGGTCGAGGGGATCGAGAACAACCTGTCCGCGCTGCTCGGCATGCTGCGCGGCGAGAACACCGGGAAGATGGTCGTCGCACTGCCGGAGTGA
- a CDS encoding CHRD domain-containing protein — protein MSARRYPLPALALAAGLVFAVAGCSSSDTKSGATRSEPAAAAKGANDPGTVHGAEHGGAVPASDATTTGAAEPATGEETFFAAGLTGANEVPGGNARVGDPDGKGTALVRIKGDQVTFGIRWEGIGAPTAAHLHLGGKGQNGEVKVPFFTSPLPDSATAVTGAVKVADTALLDRIQNDSASVYFNVHTGEFPGGAVRGQLVRLARPADVNSVLKAGTLPAEATGKQEVPNAEGKKTADPDGRADTSIRPWGTCIDWSFGWTGIAPPTLGHLHRAAAGANGDVVAPLFDAKAGLPRSVTGLAGTVEGIDPALVERINATPANYYTNLHTGEFPGGAVRGQLSRKVAPKSPALNLSVVAGKQIYRCTAKDGGTAFTQLDVAAKLQGDLEHTFVTPTAGPPQWVAPDGSAVTGAVASKLPNGDGNIPELVLNATRTGTPDALLSATTQVLRLNTRGGVAPTGSCDPATRPTAEVPYQADYLFLG, from the coding sequence ATGTCCGCACGCAGATATCCGCTGCCCGCACTCGCCCTCGCCGCCGGTCTCGTGTTCGCCGTCGCCGGCTGCTCGTCCTCGGACACCAAGTCCGGTGCCACGCGCTCCGAACCGGCCGCCGCGGCCAAGGGCGCCAACGATCCCGGTACGGTCCACGGCGCCGAACACGGCGGCGCCGTGCCGGCTTCCGACGCGACCACGACCGGCGCCGCCGAGCCCGCGACGGGCGAGGAGACGTTCTTCGCCGCGGGTCTGACCGGGGCCAACGAGGTCCCCGGCGGCAACGCGCGGGTCGGCGACCCCGACGGCAAGGGCACCGCGCTGGTCCGGATCAAGGGCGACCAGGTGACCTTCGGCATCCGGTGGGAGGGGATCGGCGCGCCCACCGCGGCCCACCTGCACCTGGGCGGCAAGGGGCAGAACGGCGAGGTCAAGGTGCCCTTCTTCACCTCGCCGCTGCCCGACTCGGCGACCGCCGTCACCGGCGCCGTCAAGGTCGCCGACACGGCGCTGCTCGACCGCATCCAGAACGACTCGGCGAGCGTGTACTTCAACGTGCACACCGGCGAGTTCCCCGGCGGCGCGGTGCGGGGGCAGTTGGTCAGGCTCGCCCGACCGGCCGACGTGAACAGTGTTCTCAAAGCCGGCACGCTGCCCGCCGAGGCGACCGGCAAGCAGGAGGTGCCGAACGCCGAGGGCAAGAAGACCGCCGACCCGGACGGTCGCGCGGATACCTCGATCCGCCCGTGGGGCACCTGCATCGACTGGTCGTTCGGCTGGACCGGCATCGCCCCGCCCACGCTCGGCCACCTGCACCGGGCGGCGGCCGGGGCCAACGGCGACGTGGTCGCACCGCTCTTCGACGCGAAGGCCGGGCTGCCCCGGTCGGTGACGGGACTGGCCGGCACCGTCGAGGGCATCGACCCGGCCCTGGTGGAGCGGATCAACGCGACGCCGGCGAACTACTACACCAACCTGCACACGGGCGAGTTCCCGGGCGGCGCGGTGCGCGGGCAGCTGTCCCGAAAGGTCGCCCCGAAGTCGCCGGCGCTGAACCTGTCGGTGGTCGCGGGCAAGCAGATCTACCGGTGCACGGCCAAGGACGGCGGCACCGCGTTCACCCAGCTCGACGTCGCCGCCAAGCTCCAGGGCGACCTCGAGCACACGTTCGTGACCCCGACGGCGGGCCCGCCGCAGTGGGTCGCCCCCGACGGCAGCGCGGTCACCGGCGCGGTGGCGAGCAAACTGCCCAACGGCGACGGCAACATCCCCGAACTGGTGCTGAACGCGACCCGGACCGGCACGCCGGACGCGCTGCTGTCCGCGACCACGCAGGTACTGCGGCTGAACACCCGGGGCGGTGTGGCACCGACGGGCTCGTGCGACCCGGCCACCCGGCCGACGGCGGAAGTGCCGTACCAGGCGGACTACCTGTTCCTGGGCTGA
- a CDS encoding SDR family NAD(P)-dependent oxidoreductase, translating into MTASSEIQADTGVAEGIDPARMELCLSVLAEVEDLDVEHPDAVRIRRATAAIYKSVKERRRKERRDRVLANDEAVTAATATGAPGRIDDETLGIALTTVTTTEIAGVLERARACYICKQRYREVDAFYHQLCPECAAFNRARRDQRTDLTGRRALLTGGRAKIGMYIALRLLRDGAHTTITTRFPNDAIRRFAAMPDSADWLHRLKIAGIDLRDPAQVVALADSVAEAGPLDILINNAAQTVRRTPQAYAALAAAEAAPLPAGELPEMVSFGHVGGSGHVLLPGQSRGEGQALTPQALTALALTSGSASPARIETGTAIDAGGLVPDLDPVNSWVQRVHEVDPVELLEVQLCNVTAPFVLVSRLRPAMAAAKARRKYVVNVSAMEGQFSRGYKGPGHPHTNMAKAALNMLTRTSAEEMLSDGILMTAVDTGWITDERPHPQKMRLADEGFHAPLDLVDGAARVYDPIVRGEAGEDLYGCFLKDYAPAAW; encoded by the coding sequence ATGACAGCGAGTAGCGAGATTCAGGCGGACACGGGCGTGGCGGAGGGGATCGACCCCGCCCGTATGGAGTTGTGCCTGAGCGTGCTCGCCGAGGTGGAGGACCTCGACGTCGAGCACCCGGACGCGGTGCGGATCCGTCGGGCCACGGCCGCGATCTACAAGAGCGTCAAGGAGCGCCGCCGCAAGGAGCGCCGGGACCGGGTGCTCGCCAACGACGAGGCGGTCACCGCCGCGACCGCGACCGGCGCGCCGGGGCGGATCGACGACGAGACGCTGGGGATCGCGCTGACCACGGTCACCACCACCGAGATCGCCGGTGTCCTGGAACGCGCGCGGGCCTGCTACATCTGCAAGCAGCGCTACCGCGAGGTGGACGCGTTCTATCACCAGCTGTGTCCGGAGTGCGCCGCCTTCAACCGGGCCCGCCGCGACCAGCGCACCGACCTGACCGGCCGCCGTGCGCTGCTGACCGGCGGCCGGGCCAAGATCGGCATGTACATCGCGCTGCGCCTGTTGCGCGACGGCGCGCACACCACGATCACCACCCGCTTCCCCAACGACGCGATCCGCCGCTTCGCCGCGATGCCGGACAGCGCCGACTGGCTGCACCGGCTCAAGATCGCCGGGATAGACCTGCGCGACCCGGCCCAGGTGGTCGCGCTGGCCGATTCGGTGGCCGAGGCGGGGCCACTGGACATCCTGATCAACAACGCCGCGCAGACGGTACGCCGGACCCCGCAGGCGTACGCGGCCCTGGCCGCCGCCGAGGCCGCGCCGCTGCCCGCCGGCGAGTTGCCGGAGATGGTGTCGTTCGGGCACGTCGGCGGCAGCGGCCACGTGCTGCTGCCCGGCCAGTCCCGCGGCGAGGGCCAGGCGCTGACCCCGCAGGCGCTCACCGCGCTCGCGCTGACCAGCGGCTCGGCCTCGCCCGCCCGGATCGAGACCGGCACGGCGATCGACGCGGGCGGCCTGGTCCCCGACCTGGATCCGGTCAACAGCTGGGTGCAGCGCGTGCACGAGGTGGACCCGGTCGAACTGCTCGAGGTGCAACTGTGCAACGTGACCGCGCCGTTCGTCCTGGTCAGTCGGCTGCGGCCGGCGATGGCGGCGGCGAAGGCGCGTCGGAAGTACGTGGTCAACGTGTCCGCGATGGAGGGCCAGTTCAGCCGCGGCTACAAGGGCCCCGGCCACCCGCACACCAACATGGCCAAGGCCGCGTTGAACATGCTGACCCGCACCAGCGCCGAGGAGATGTTGTCCGACGGCATCCTGATGACCGCCGTGGACACCGGCTGGATCACCGACGAGCGCCCGCACCCGCAGAAGATGCGCCTGGCCGACGAGGGCTTCCACGCGCCGCTCGACCTGGTCGACGGCGCGGCCCGGGTCTACGACCCGATCGTGCGCGGCGAGGCCGGCGAGGACCTGTACGGGTGCTTCCTCAAGGACTACGCGCCGGCCGCCTGGTAG
- a CDS encoding nuclear transport factor 2 family protein, producing the protein MSDATANKRLIEQFWQDLYARDFAKVAACFAADGHYTDVAAPGPGATGPVAIEARLRLGLDMLAGYIHHHKSTVAEGDLVVTEHAEEWHWETGEQVVLPFVSVHEFRDGLIVRWHDYWDFGTLMNAAPQWWLEHVAQGYAQGA; encoded by the coding sequence ATGAGTGACGCGACCGCGAACAAGCGGCTGATCGAACAGTTCTGGCAGGACCTGTACGCCCGCGACTTCGCCAAGGTCGCGGCCTGCTTCGCCGCCGACGGCCACTACACGGACGTCGCCGCGCCCGGGCCCGGCGCGACCGGTCCGGTGGCGATCGAGGCCCGACTGCGGCTCGGTCTGGACATGCTCGCCGGCTACATCCACCACCACAAGAGCACCGTCGCCGAGGGCGACCTCGTGGTGACCGAGCACGCCGAGGAATGGCACTGGGAGACCGGGGAGCAGGTGGTGTTGCCGTTCGTGTCGGTGCACGAGTTCCGCGACGGGCTGATCGTGCGCTGGCACGACTACTGGGACTTCGGGACGCTCATGAACGCCGCACCGCAGTGGTGGCTGGAGCACGTCGCCCAGGGCTACGCGCAGGGCGCCTGA
- a CDS encoding GNAT family N-acetyltransferase — protein sequence MATEIELTHHRGGDLDEIRQVLLDVYAEVYAAESEQPFQSVDTFAERLAAYAASPGFECVVGWSRDIPVGYAFGYTLQPGARWWIGLTEPVPAVDIEEDGRRTFALNELMVREPWRGSGAARVIHDRLLAARTEQRVTLLVDPTHPRVLALYERWGYRVLCDLRPAWPNAPLLTVMLLDRA from the coding sequence GTGGCGACCGAGATCGAGCTGACCCACCATCGCGGCGGCGACCTCGACGAGATCCGGCAGGTGCTGCTCGACGTCTACGCCGAGGTGTACGCGGCCGAGTCGGAGCAGCCGTTCCAGTCGGTGGACACCTTCGCCGAACGCCTGGCCGCGTACGCCGCCTCGCCGGGATTCGAGTGTGTGGTCGGGTGGAGTCGCGACATCCCGGTCGGCTACGCGTTCGGCTACACCCTCCAGCCCGGCGCGCGCTGGTGGATCGGGCTGACCGAGCCGGTGCCGGCGGTGGACATCGAGGAGGACGGACGACGCACCTTCGCGCTCAACGAGTTGATGGTGCGCGAACCGTGGCGGGGCTCGGGCGCGGCACGGGTGATCCACGACCGGCTGCTCGCCGCCCGCACCGAGCAGCGGGTGACGCTGCTGGTCGACCCGACCCATCCCAGGGTGTTGGCCCTGTACGAGCGCTGGGGCTATCGCGTGCTCTGCGACCTGCGCCCGGCCTGGCCGAACGCGCCGCTGCTGACCGTGATGCTGCTCGACCGCGCGTAG
- a CDS encoding pyridoxal phosphate-dependent decarboxylase family protein: MADPLHERDLARPALDLVARAAGRYLEALPDLPVRDPAADVVFDRLGGPLPERGDGTLASIEELLDIGTRGAIQSSGPRFFHLVVGGATPAAQAGDWVTGLLDQPAGLWIGSPLATEAETVVLGWLKDLFGLPDTYGGVLTPSATFANLTALACARHWWAARHGVDVSADGLAGLPTMPVLASGYVHPSNRKALQILGCGRDTIRICARDDAGRVDIDAMERALIEIDGPAVLIASAGEVNTGDFDPIDALADLARRYGAWLHVDGAFGLFAGVSPRLAHLVRGVERAHSVAADGHKWLNVPYESGFVFVRDADMLGRAFGSWNAPYLPEAGDTHLDYNRLGPESSRRARALPIWATLRAYGRSGYREMIERHHDLACRLGELVEEAPELEPLAPVRLCVVCFRYRPVESGPDARTEAELDELNRRLGAELNADGRVYVGTTVYRGRVALRPAIVNWRTSAADIDLFAAVVREIGARVAAEPRGGTPTTGDA; encoded by the coding sequence ATGGCTGACCCCCTCCACGAACGTGATCTCGCCCGACCCGCCCTCGACCTGGTGGCCAGGGCCGCCGGGCGCTACCTGGAGGCGCTGCCCGACCTGCCGGTCCGCGATCCGGCCGCCGACGTGGTGTTCGACCGGTTGGGCGGCCCGCTGCCCGAGCGCGGTGACGGCACCCTGGCCAGTATCGAGGAACTGCTCGACATCGGTACGCGCGGTGCGATCCAGTCCTCGGGACCCCGGTTCTTCCACCTCGTCGTGGGCGGGGCCACCCCCGCCGCGCAGGCCGGTGACTGGGTCACCGGGCTGCTCGACCAGCCCGCGGGCCTGTGGATCGGGTCGCCGCTGGCGACCGAGGCCGAAACGGTGGTGCTCGGTTGGCTCAAGGACCTGTTCGGGCTGCCCGACACGTACGGCGGGGTGCTCACGCCCAGCGCCACCTTCGCCAACCTCACCGCGCTCGCCTGCGCTCGCCACTGGTGGGCCGCGCGACACGGCGTGGACGTCAGCGCCGACGGGCTGGCCGGGCTGCCGACCATGCCGGTGCTGGCGAGCGGCTACGTACATCCCAGCAACCGCAAGGCGCTGCAGATCCTGGGCTGCGGGCGGGACACGATCCGGATCTGCGCGCGCGACGACGCCGGTCGGGTGGACATCGACGCGATGGAGCGGGCGCTGATCGAGATCGACGGGCCCGCGGTGCTGATCGCCTCGGCGGGCGAGGTGAACACCGGCGACTTCGACCCGATCGACGCGCTCGCCGACCTGGCCCGACGGTACGGCGCCTGGCTGCATGTGGACGGCGCCTTCGGGCTGTTCGCCGGCGTCTCGCCCCGGCTCGCCCACCTGGTGCGCGGCGTCGAGCGGGCGCACTCGGTGGCCGCCGACGGGCACAAGTGGCTGAACGTGCCCTACGAGAGCGGATTCGTGTTCGTGCGCGACGCCGACATGCTGGGCCGGGCGTTCGGGTCCTGGAACGCCCCGTACCTGCCGGAGGCCGGGGACACGCATCTCGACTACAACCGGCTCGGGCCCGAATCCTCGCGCCGCGCCCGGGCGTTGCCGATCTGGGCCACGCTGCGCGCCTACGGCCGGTCCGGCTACCGGGAGATGATCGAACGCCACCACGACCTCGCCTGCCGGCTCGGCGAACTGGTCGAGGAGGCACCCGAGTTGGAACCGCTCGCGCCGGTGCGGCTGTGCGTGGTGTGCTTCCGCTACCGACCGGTCGAGTCGGGCCCGGATGCGCGCACCGAGGCCGAACTGGACGAGTTGAACCGGCGTCTGGGGGCCGAGTTGAACGCGGACGGCCGGGTCTACGTGGGCACCACCGTGTACCGGGGACGGGTGGCGCTGCGCCCCGCGATCGTGAACTGGCGTACGTCGGCGGCCGACATCGATCTGTTCGCGGCGGTGGTGCGGGAGATCGGCGCGCGGGTGGCGGCCGAGCCGCGTGGTGGGACGCCCACGACCGGCGACGCGTAG
- a CDS encoding Ku protein encodes MRSSWKGAITFGLVSIPVQLFPATEEHNVSLHQVHETDGGRIRLKRYCELEEREVPYKEIAKAYQAPDGRQAVLTDADMAELPLPSKKVIDVLAFVGDDEIDPLMLSKAYYLQTATPAAAKPYVLLREALTRAGKSAVTKITLRTRESLALLRVHDDILILQTMLWPDEVRAADGLAPEGTFDIRPQELKMATSLMDTLSEDFDIQSLHDDYKEALDSLVVARLEGAEPVEAGEEGAATPDNVVDLMAALTASVEAANRSHGRAAPAKKGTPRKSAAKKTSAGGSSGKGKSAATAKKAAAKKTTRKRTSA; translated from the coding sequence ATGCGCAGCAGCTGGAAAGGCGCGATCACGTTCGGACTGGTGAGCATCCCGGTCCAACTCTTCCCCGCCACCGAGGAACACAACGTGTCCCTGCACCAGGTGCACGAGACGGACGGCGGCCGGATCCGGCTCAAGCGCTACTGCGAGTTGGAGGAGCGCGAGGTGCCGTACAAGGAGATCGCCAAGGCCTATCAGGCGCCCGACGGCCGGCAGGCGGTGCTCACCGACGCCGACATGGCGGAGTTGCCGCTGCCCAGCAAGAAGGTCATCGACGTGCTCGCGTTCGTGGGCGACGACGAGATCGATCCGTTGATGCTCTCCAAGGCGTACTACCTCCAGACCGCGACCCCGGCCGCGGCCAAGCCGTACGTCCTGCTGCGCGAGGCGCTGACCAGGGCCGGCAAGTCCGCCGTCACCAAGATCACCCTGCGTACCCGGGAGAGCCTGGCGCTGCTGCGGGTGCACGACGACATCCTGATCCTGCAGACCATGTTGTGGCCGGACGAGGTGCGCGCGGCGGACGGGCTGGCCCCCGAGGGCACCTTCGACATCCGGCCGCAGGAGTTGAAGATGGCCACCTCGCTGATGGACACGCTCAGCGAGGACTTCGACATCCAGTCCCTGCACGACGACTACAAGGAGGCCCTCGACTCGCTGGTGGTCGCCCGTCTGGAGGGCGCCGAGCCGGTCGAGGCGGGCGAGGAGGGCGCCGCGACGCCGGACAACGTGGTCGACCTGATGGCGGCGCTCACCGCGAGCGTCGAGGCGGCCAATCGCAGTCACGGCCGGGCCGCACCCGCGAAGAAGGGCACGCCCCGCAAGTCGGCCGCGAAGAAGACGTCGGCGGGGGGCTCGTCGGGGAAGGGCAAGTCGGCGGCGACCGCGAAGAAGGCCGCCGCCAAGAAGACGACCCGCAAACGCACCAGCGCCTGA